The following proteins come from a genomic window of Streptomyces sp. NBC_01716:
- a CDS encoding thioredoxin family protein translates to MIQAEGVPVVTDDSFEREVLNAGLPVLVEFTADWCPPCRQLAPVLSAVAREEAARLKVVQLDVDTNPETMNRYGVLAMPTLLVFRAGEPVKSMVGARPKRRLLQELADVI, encoded by the coding sequence ATGATCCAGGCCGAGGGCGTCCCCGTGGTGACGGACGACAGCTTCGAACGTGAGGTGCTGAACGCCGGTCTTCCCGTGCTGGTGGAGTTCACCGCGGACTGGTGCCCGCCCTGCCGGCAGCTCGCGCCGGTGCTCAGCGCCGTGGCCCGGGAGGAGGCCGCGCGGCTCAAGGTCGTCCAGCTGGACGTGGACACGAACCCCGAGACAATGAACCGGTACGGCGTCCTCGCGATGCCGACCCTGCTCGTGTTCCGGGCCGGCGAACCCGTGAAGTCGATGGTCGGCGCCCGCCCCAAGCGCCGGCTGCTCCAGGAGTTGGCGGACGTCATCTAG